In Alkalihalobacillus sp. FSL W8-0930, a single window of DNA contains:
- the gerQ gene encoding spore coat protein GerQ, which yields MYQQPWNYQNGYYDQGYYRQQPQQGQQGQQGPEPYFSAQNYQTPGFAQQAQAGATPAEGGASLPIEQSFIENILRLNRGKNVVVHQTFENNDEWNARVFRGRLEEAGRDHIIVSNPETGESYLLLMVNLDWVTFDEPITYSYPFGQQSSDIGTYSPR from the coding sequence ATGTATCAGCAACCTTGGAATTACCAGAATGGGTACTATGATCAAGGATATTATCGTCAACAACCACAGCAGGGTCAGCAAGGCCAACAGGGTCCTGAGCCGTATTTCTCAGCACAGAACTACCAAACACCAGGCTTTGCCCAACAAGCTCAGGCGGGAGCTACGCCGGCAGAGGGCGGAGCATCACTTCCAATTGAACAGTCGTTTATCGAGAATATACTCCGCTTAAATCGTGGAAAAAATGTGGTTGTTCATCAGACATTTGAGAACAATGATGAGTGGAATGCGCGTGTATTCCGCGGGCGATTAGAAGAAGCCGGCCGAGATCACATTATTGTTAGTAACCCTGAAACGGGAGAGAGCTACCTTCTTCTGATGGTTAACTTAGATTGGGTGACGTTTGATGAACCGATTACGTATTCGTATCCTTTTGGCCAACAGAGCTCAGACATCGGTACGTATTCTCCTCGGTAA
- a CDS encoding GntR family transcriptional regulator: MKLPIKIEDSSRSPIYHQIEEQIKALIISGHLEPGASLPSIRALSKELSCSVITTKRAYHNLEEKGMIRTMQGKGTFVAEVDTGMKQLEKVETVERGFMKAISIGRQHHYSDTELLSLFKTLLNK; the protein is encoded by the coding sequence ATGAAACTTCCAATTAAAATTGAAGATTCAAGCCGTTCGCCCATTTATCATCAAATCGAAGAACAAATCAAAGCTCTGATTATTTCAGGTCATTTGGAACCTGGTGCAAGCCTTCCATCTATACGTGCTTTATCGAAAGAACTTTCCTGTAGTGTTATCACAACTAAACGAGCGTATCACAACCTTGAAGAGAAGGGGATGATCCGGACCATGCAAGGAAAAGGAACCTTTGTTGCCGAAGTAGATACAGGGATGAAGCAGTTAGAAAAGGTTGAGACAGTTGAGCGGGGTTTCATGAAAGCCATTAGTATAGGAAGACAGCACCATTATTCAGATACTGAGCTATTAAGCTTGTTCAAGACACTATTGAATAAATAG
- a CDS encoding cell wall hydrolase, which yields MAVIKASSSDIDVLARLMRAEAEGEGEQGMLMAGNVMVNRARVSCSDFGNVNTIPQVAFQSPGGFEAVQKGYFYQRARERDKRLARRLINGERFYPADNALWFFKPAGDCPATWYGQVNSGRYKSHCFYIPTQAECAEVFSTF from the coding sequence ATGGCTGTTATTAAGGCATCTTCAAGTGATATTGATGTGTTGGCTCGTCTAATGAGAGCAGAGGCTGAGGGTGAAGGCGAACAGGGAATGTTGATGGCAGGGAATGTGATGGTAAACCGGGCACGAGTGAGTTGTTCGGATTTTGGCAATGTCAACACGATTCCTCAGGTTGCTTTTCAGTCACCTGGTGGCTTTGAGGCTGTTCAAAAAGGGTACTTCTATCAACGTGCAAGAGAACGCGACAAACGATTGGCAAGGCGGTTAATCAATGGAGAACGCTTTTATCCTGCTGACAATGCATTATGGTTTTTTAAGCCTGCAGGTGATTGTCCAGCCACATGGTATGGTCAGGTGAATTCGGGAAGGTATAAGTCGCACTGTTTTTACATTCCTACTCAGGCTGAATGCGCTGAGGTCTTTTCCACTTTTTAA